In Phalacrocorax aristotelis chromosome 6, bGulAri2.1, whole genome shotgun sequence, one DNA window encodes the following:
- the RGS21 gene encoding regulator of G-protein signaling 21 — MAWSDSVDTLLANKDGLAAFRTFLKSEFSEENVEFWLACEDFKKTKSSIKIASKAQKIYSDFIQADAPKEINIDFHTKTHISQNISEPTLSCFDDAQRLIYSLMAKDSFPRFLRSEAYKELVKKQQNGSQKRWLPFL, encoded by the exons ATGGCCTGGTCTGATTCTGTGGATACACTACTAGCTAATAAAG ATGGCTTGGCAGCTTTCCGGACATTTTTGAAGTCAGAGTTCAGTGAGGAGAATGTGGAGTTCTGGCTGGCCTGTGAGGACTTCAAGAAAACCAAGTCCTCTATTAAGATCGCCTCAAAAGCCCAAAAGATTTATTCTGACTTCATACAAGCTGATGCTCCAAAGGAG ATTAATATTGACTTCCATACCAAAACCCACATCTCCCAGAATATCTCTGAGCCCACCCTCAGCTGCTTTGATGATGCTCAGAGGTTAATCTATAGTCTCATGGCAAAGGACTCTTTTCCCAGGTTTCTAAGGTCAGAGGCATACAAGGAACTAGTAAAGAAGCAACAGAATGGAAGTCAGAAGAGATGGCTCCcatttttgtga